A stretch of the Bacillus sp. FJAT-18017 genome encodes the following:
- a CDS encoding OmpL47-type beta-barrel domain-containing protein: MKKKWFSIQFFVAALLLLYHFTLPLGAVLAAENSSMLPPANLAYQTITPDDGKLTWNSVYGATGYKVYEIKDGQLTLLGSTTAISYSLNDLSEGFYRYVVSTLTSEGESGPSAPVSVEIIYPQMQAPSSLSSTIRNGNDIVLNWGASQYAQKYNIYQIFDSGERTLLTSTTGTTYTKVDAPEGIFTYSVSAVHSLYGESADTSPIKAEVTYPVMSQPSSLSFTITNGTDVNLKWQAAAYATSYRIYQDVDGQLELKKTVTGTNGTLTNLPPGEHIFKVYSFSDRFGESSEGTQVAVTVGSIVMTPPNNATYKIQNINDVVLTWGAVPYATRYNIYELKDGEKTLKSTTSSTTITYPMLKGGNYQYEIYSFSDRFGESEIGSEVSFSIDTVTMSAPKDVTYKIHNGNDIVLNWSIAEYATNYKVYQLIDGKKVLKTTVSSPTATFINAPAGENQYEIYSFSSRFGESAEGTSTIVSVVYPKMVPPVSVTGTTINPTALTLNWSSVDYATSYKVYEIVNGQKILKNTVTSTTVSYNNMGPGTYKYEVYAYSTRFGESQQGSPAEVTLSGQALPAPGNPTYSIANGNDLTLRWSSVQYATGYKIYQMIDGEPVFIRSVTGTSTTLINQPEGEFTFVVKAYSTLLGESPNGADINGAIVFPVMLKPLNFVYSISNGNDITLRWNTVSYANSYKIYRIVDGERVLERTVNGTSSVFANMPEGVYQYVVHSYSDRFGESPEASTLQFNLILPIMQAPSNLAKTISNGNDIVLSWNSSAYAKEYRVYKIIEGDKVLVKTVTGTSVSFTNMPEGDYQYVVHSYSDRFGESPVGSALEFNFTWPIMQAPANLAKTIPNGNDIALSWNSSTYAKEYKVYQIVDGDKVLIKETTGKSVSFTNMPEGDYQYIVHSYSDRFGESPVGSPLEFNLTWPMMQAPANLAKTIQNGNDITLTWKPSAFTKEYKIYQIENGEKILKRTITGTSTSFTNMPEGDYQYVVHSYSDRFGESPVGSPLDFNLTWPIMQAPTANGSVFNVNNITLAWKAVSFATEYRVYKADGDSKELIYKGTQLSSSIYNLAEDTHSFEVTAYSSRFGESAPSSRVDQTIIYPIMESPTASLRLLSQTSARISWDFVTYANGYNIYEIIDGKPVLLVKNVNNLSYDIQNLSYANHEYYVTSYSNSFGESKPSATVLAKLIIDTEAPETKINAPSQWVNQNQLLTLQATDNETGVANTLYSINDGPIQKGTSILIDQEGINKIQFNSIDKVGNLEEVKTVFVKVDKSAPVTEINTIPVYAQSFTAQLTRNDSLSGAEKTYYSINDSEFAEGTSFTVEKEGMNKISYYSVDAAGNMEEIKTKEVNIDKTSPVTSANVPDTWVNEDVTVTLTTEDELSGAVKTYYSINGSEYTEGTSFTVEEEGINEISYYSVDAAGNKEDAITKQVKIDKTTPATASDVPEVWINEDVTVTLTTEDELSGAVKTYYSINGSEYTEGTSFTVEEEGINEISYYSVDAAGNKEDAITKQIKIDKTTPVTASDVPEAWVNEDVTVTLTTEDELSGAVKTYYSINGSEYTKGTSFTVEQEGINEISYYSVDAVGNTEEVKTKAIKIDKTVPTVSVLLDGEYQLGTSFTLDYDAYDYQSRIAQEVVTLNGQTYKYGDVITLDQPGEYKLKVQVTDGSGLSTVVEKTFTVYIGVELEVLPKVIKGNKGIFTVKASLPKTYQSSSFNVLSVTLNGVSAVADNKGLEKQAEKGHFKFNREEFDWVTGQVNLTFRGYLNNGFLVIGNTNVEVKK, from the coding sequence ATGAAGAAAAAATGGTTCAGTATTCAATTTTTCGTTGCAGCACTGTTGCTTTTGTATCATTTTACGCTTCCACTTGGGGCAGTGCTGGCAGCAGAAAACAGCAGCATGCTGCCGCCTGCCAATCTGGCTTATCAAACGATCACACCCGATGATGGAAAGTTGACTTGGAATTCCGTATACGGAGCAACCGGTTATAAAGTATATGAAATCAAGGATGGACAGCTTACTCTACTAGGAAGTACAACTGCAATAAGTTACAGCTTAAATGATCTTTCTGAAGGATTCTATAGATATGTTGTTTCCACTTTAACGAGTGAAGGGGAATCTGGACCTTCTGCGCCGGTGTCTGTAGAAATTATTTACCCTCAAATGCAGGCGCCTTCATCATTGAGCTCAACAATCCGAAATGGAAATGATATTGTACTTAATTGGGGTGCATCCCAATATGCGCAAAAGTATAATATTTATCAAATTTTTGATTCAGGAGAAAGAACACTATTAACTTCAACTACCGGAACAACCTACACTAAAGTAGATGCACCAGAAGGCATTTTTACATACTCTGTCTCTGCCGTTCACTCTCTCTACGGTGAATCCGCGGATACTTCTCCTATCAAAGCAGAAGTAACTTATCCAGTGATGAGCCAGCCTTCCAGCCTTTCGTTTACAATTACCAATGGAACGGATGTAAATTTAAAATGGCAGGCTGCAGCCTATGCAACCAGCTATCGGATTTATCAGGATGTGGATGGCCAGCTGGAATTAAAAAAGACGGTTACTGGAACAAACGGCACGCTCACCAATCTTCCTCCCGGAGAGCATATTTTTAAAGTTTATTCGTTCAGTGACCGATTTGGCGAATCATCAGAAGGAACCCAGGTCGCTGTAACAGTGGGCTCCATAGTGATGACACCGCCTAATAACGCAACGTACAAAATTCAAAACATTAATGATGTTGTTCTTACTTGGGGGGCTGTCCCTTACGCTACCAGGTATAACATTTATGAACTGAAAGACGGGGAGAAAACTCTAAAGAGTACAACAAGTAGCACAACAATTACCTACCCCATGCTTAAAGGCGGAAATTATCAATATGAGATTTATTCCTTTAGCGACCGTTTTGGGGAGTCAGAAATAGGCTCTGAGGTGTCGTTTAGCATTGATACTGTTACTATGTCCGCACCAAAAGATGTCACCTATAAAATTCATAATGGAAATGACATAGTTTTAAACTGGAGCATTGCGGAATATGCCACAAATTATAAAGTCTATCAACTAATAGACGGAAAAAAAGTATTAAAAACGACAGTATCCAGTCCGACTGCGACCTTTATTAATGCCCCAGCAGGAGAGAATCAGTATGAAATTTACTCCTTTAGCAGCAGGTTTGGAGAATCAGCAGAAGGAACAAGTACGATAGTTTCTGTTGTTTATCCAAAGATGGTTCCTCCAGTAAGTGTTACCGGAACCACTATAAATCCAACAGCTCTGACGTTAAACTGGAGTTCTGTTGACTATGCAACGAGCTATAAAGTTTACGAGATTGTTAATGGTCAAAAAATATTGAAAAACACTGTAACAAGTACAACCGTTTCCTACAATAATATGGGTCCAGGAACTTATAAATATGAGGTTTACGCTTATTCCACCCGCTTTGGCGAATCACAGCAAGGTAGTCCTGCAGAAGTAACTTTAAGCGGACAAGCACTTCCTGCACCCGGCAATCCAACTTACAGTATAGCGAACGGAAATGATCTTACATTGAGATGGAGTTCGGTGCAATACGCCACTGGCTATAAAATTTATCAAATGATTGATGGAGAACCTGTATTCATCAGGTCAGTTACAGGTACAAGTACAACATTAATAAATCAGCCGGAAGGGGAATTCACTTTCGTTGTTAAGGCTTATTCCACCCTTTTAGGAGAGTCTCCGAACGGAGCGGATATAAATGGTGCCATCGTTTTCCCTGTTATGTTAAAACCATTGAATTTTGTATACAGCATCTCAAATGGAAATGATATAACGTTAAGATGGAACACAGTTTCTTATGCAAATAGTTATAAGATATATCGGATTGTTGATGGCGAAAGGGTTCTTGAAAGAACTGTGAATGGCACTTCTTCTGTATTTGCCAATATGCCTGAAGGAGTTTATCAATATGTTGTCCATTCCTACAGCGACCGCTTTGGCGAGTCTCCTGAAGCCAGCACGCTGCAGTTTAATTTAATCTTGCCAATCATGCAGGCTCCGTCAAATCTGGCAAAAACCATTTCTAACGGCAACGACATAGTCCTATCATGGAATTCTTCCGCATACGCAAAGGAATATAGAGTCTATAAGATTATCGAAGGGGATAAAGTATTAGTAAAGACAGTAACTGGAACTTCGGTTTCATTTACAAATATGCCTGAAGGGGATTATCAGTATGTTGTCCATTCCTACAGCGACCGGTTTGGTGAGTCTCCAGTAGGCAGTGCGTTGGAGTTTAACTTTACCTGGCCAATCATGCAGGCACCTGCCAATTTGGCAAAAACTATTCCTAACGGTAATGACATAGCCTTATCATGGAATTCTTCCACATACGCAAAAGAATATAAAGTCTATCAGATTGTCGATGGGGATAAAGTATTAATAAAGGAAACAACTGGGAAGTCAGTTTCATTTACGAATATGCCTGAGGGGGATTATCAGTATATTGTCCATTCCTACAGTGACCGTTTTGGCGAGTCTCCGGTAGGCAGCCCATTGGAGTTTAATTTAACCTGGCCAATGATGCAGGCACCCGCCAATTTGGCTAAAACGATTCAAAATGGCAATGATATCACGCTAACGTGGAAACCATCAGCGTTTACAAAGGAGTATAAAATTTATCAGATAGAAAATGGAGAGAAGATTTTAAAAAGGACAATAACAGGCACCTCAACTTCATTTACGAATATGCCTGAAGGTGATTATCAGTATGTTGTCCATTCCTACAGTGACCGTTTTGGCGAATCTCCAGTCGGCAGCCCGCTGGATTTTAATCTAACCTGGCCCATCATGCAGGCTCCAACGGCCAATGGCAGTGTCTTTAATGTAAACAATATCACCCTTGCTTGGAAAGCTGTCTCGTTTGCAACTGAATATCGGGTTTATAAGGCGGATGGCGACAGTAAAGAATTAATTTATAAGGGAACCCAATTATCTTCTAGTATTTATAACTTGGCTGAGGATACTCATTCATTTGAAGTAACGGCATACAGCAGCCGTTTTGGTGAATCGGCACCATCCAGCCGTGTTGACCAGACGATTATCTATCCTATTATGGAATCACCAACCGCTTCTTTAAGGCTATTAAGTCAAACAAGCGCGCGAATTTCATGGGATTTTGTTACGTATGCGAATGGGTACAACATTTACGAAATCATCGATGGAAAACCAGTACTTTTGGTTAAAAACGTGAATAATCTCTCTTACGATATTCAAAACCTTTCGTACGCAAATCATGAATATTATGTAACATCTTACAGTAACTCGTTTGGAGAATCTAAACCGTCTGCCACGGTTTTGGCAAAATTAATAATCGACACAGAGGCACCGGAAACAAAAATTAATGCACCATCACAATGGGTTAATCAAAATCAACTTCTTACTCTTCAGGCAACAGATAATGAAACGGGAGTAGCCAATACGTTATACTCCATAAATGACGGCCCTATTCAAAAAGGAACTTCTATCCTAATTGATCAAGAGGGTATTAATAAAATTCAGTTCAATTCAATCGATAAGGTCGGTAACCTGGAAGAAGTTAAAACAGTGTTTGTAAAAGTTGATAAATCTGCCCCGGTAACTGAAATTAATACCATACCTGTATATGCGCAGTCTTTTACAGCGCAATTAACCAGAAATGATTCACTAAGCGGAGCAGAAAAAACATATTATTCCATTAATGATTCGGAATTTGCAGAGGGGACTTCTTTCACAGTGGAAAAAGAAGGAATGAACAAGATTTCCTATTACTCTGTAGATGCAGCCGGGAATATGGAAGAGATAAAAACAAAAGAAGTAAATATCGATAAAACGTCTCCTGTAACTTCAGCAAACGTACCGGATACATGGGTAAACGAAGACGTAACAGTAACACTTACAACAGAAGATGAATTAAGCGGAGCTGTAAAAACGTATTATTCAATCAACGGTTCGGAGTATACCGAAGGAACTTCCTTTACTGTGGAGGAAGAAGGGATCAATGAAATCTCCTATTACTCTGTTGATGCCGCCGGAAACAAGGAAGATGCAATAACAAAACAGGTTAAAATTGACAAAACAACACCTGCAACTGCCTCTGACGTACCTGAAGTCTGGATAAACGAAGACGTAACAGTAACACTTACAACAGAAGATGAATTAAGCGGAGCGGTAAAAACGTATTATTCAATCAACGGTTCGGAGTATACCGAAGGAACTTCCTTTACTGTGGAGGAAGAAGGGATCAATGAAATCTCCTACTACTCAGTTGATGCCGCCGGAAACAAGGAAGATGCAATAACAAAACAGATTAAAATTGACAAAACCACACCTGTAACTGCCTCTGACGTACCTGAAGCCTGGGTAAACGAAGACGTTACAGTAACACTAACAACAGAAGATGAATTAAGCGGAGCTGTAAAAACGTATTATTCAATCAACGGTTCGGAGTATACCAAAGGAACTTCCTTTACTGTGGAGCAAGAAGGGATCAATGAAATCTCCTATTACTCAGTTGATGCAGTTGGAAACACTGAAGAAGTAAAAACAAAAGCAATTAAGATTGATAAAACAGTTCCAACCGTTTCCGTTTTATTGGACGGGGAATATCAGCTTGGCACAAGTTTTACATTGGATTATGATGCTTATGATTACCAATCAAGGATAGCTCAAGAAGTTGTCACACTTAATGGTCAAACTTATAAGTATGGTGATGTAATTACATTAGATCAGCCTGGTGAATATAAGCTTAAAGTTCAGGTTACAGATGGTTCCGGCTTATCTACCGTGGTGGAAAAAACATTCACGGTCTATATTGGGGTTGAACTTGAGGTGTTGCCGAAAGTAATTAAAGGCAACAAGGGAATCTTTACTGTTAAAGCTTCACTACCTAAGACATATCAATCATCCTCATTTAATGTTTTATCTGTAACATTAAACGGAGTTTCCGCTGTAGCGGATAATAAAGGTTTAGAAAAACAAGCCGAAAAAGGTCATTTCAAATTCAATCGTGAAGAATTTGATTGGGTGACAGGACAAGTTAATCTTACCTTCCGTGGATATCTTAATAATGGTTTTTTAGTGATTGGTAATACTAACGTAGAAGTCAAGAAATAA
- a CDS encoding SDR family NAD(P)-dependent oxidoreductase: MARLENKVAVVTGSGSGIGAAIAKRFAEEGAKVVLADVSDKGVTQVKQAIEQAGGTAEFIIGDISKEENAKKINDFAVEKFGKLDILVNNAGYAGPSDPAEQFNSEEFDKIFKVNAYGTFYMVKHAVSHMKENKGGSIINVASNSIMTRTDYPGYAGSKGAVRTMSYTFSNILAKDKIRVNTLIPGTTRTPMVQAIFDDEELAKKYIDTIPLGEVVEPEDLANGALYLASDEARRVTGTELVVDAGMSL; encoded by the coding sequence ATGGCACGTTTAGAAAACAAAGTTGCGGTTGTAACTGGAAGCGGTTCCGGAATTGGAGCAGCTATCGCAAAGCGTTTTGCAGAAGAAGGAGCAAAAGTGGTGCTTGCCGATGTTAGCGACAAGGGAGTAACCCAAGTAAAGCAGGCAATCGAACAAGCTGGGGGTACAGCAGAGTTCATTATTGGTGATATCTCCAAAGAGGAGAATGCAAAGAAGATTAATGACTTTGCAGTTGAGAAATTCGGAAAGTTGGATATCCTGGTGAACAATGCTGGTTATGCAGGTCCAAGTGACCCGGCAGAACAGTTCAACTCGGAGGAATTCGATAAGATTTTTAAGGTCAATGCATACGGAACGTTCTATATGGTCAAGCATGCGGTCAGCCACATGAAGGAAAACAAAGGCGGAAGCATTATCAACGTGGCGTCCAATAGCATCATGACAAGGACCGACTATCCGGGATATGCAGGTTCCAAAGGTGCGGTACGCACAATGTCGTACACATTCTCAAATATCCTTGCCAAGGATAAAATCCGCGTAAACACATTGATTCCTGGGACAACAAGGACACCAATGGTACAGGCTATTTTTGATGATGAGGAACTGGCGAAAAAGTATATTGACACAATTCCGCTAGGTGAAGTAGTGGAGCCGGAAGATCTTGCAAATGGCGCGCTTTACCTCGCATCAGACGAAGCCCGCCGCGTTACTGGGACAGAACTGGTCGTCGACGCGGGAATGTCTTTATAA
- a CDS encoding metal-dependent hydrolase — MKILRLGHAMYMFTSKEGKNYLVDPFIDLNPGFPQQLDNKDFYNAIDCVFLTHGHFDHTSGLSKVVENKPDIMVVAQYDLAMILLQKGVKNVLPINLGGSVSFEDLNVTMVQAKHTSSYGEIEGTPIYAGEASGYIFDFDNDYTVYHSGDTALMYDMKLIQDVYNPEIAILSSSGHFTMGPKEAAYAVKHLLEVQYVIPSHTFPSKKSATSPETLDQLLNAFPVVAYMIDRDKDLKELLNDYQQTEVVTMGYGEEREFKK, encoded by the coding sequence ATGAAAATATTACGGCTTGGTCATGCAATGTATATGTTTACAAGTAAGGAGGGGAAAAATTACCTCGTAGATCCATTTATTGATTTAAATCCAGGATTTCCACAACAGCTAGATAATAAAGATTTTTATAATGCTATTGATTGTGTATTTTTGACACACGGACATTTTGATCATACAAGTGGGCTTTCTAAGGTAGTGGAAAACAAACCTGACATTATGGTTGTTGCCCAATATGATTTGGCCATGATACTTCTGCAAAAGGGCGTTAAAAATGTACTTCCTATTAATCTAGGTGGTTCGGTGTCCTTCGAAGATCTTAACGTCACAATGGTTCAAGCAAAACATACGTCCTCATACGGGGAGATAGAAGGAACCCCAATATATGCGGGAGAGGCATCTGGTTATATTTTTGACTTTGACAATGATTATACAGTTTACCATTCTGGGGATACGGCTCTTATGTACGATATGAAGTTGATTCAAGATGTGTATAATCCAGAGATTGCAATATTATCCTCATCAGGCCATTTTACAATGGGACCAAAAGAAGCAGCCTATGCAGTAAAGCACCTATTGGAAGTTCAATACGTTATTCCAAGCCATACATTTCCATCTAAAAAAAGTGCCACATCACCGGAGACCCTTGATCAATTATTGAATGCCTTTCCCGTAGTGGCTTATATGATAGATAGAGATAAAGACCTGAAAGAGTTGTTAAACGATTATCAACAAACCGAAGTGGTAACGATGGGATATGGAGAGGAAAGGGAATTTAAGAAATAG
- a CDS encoding right-handed parallel beta-helix repeat-containing protein, translating into MALGNSGGSKNKHDASGPGNWVHSNDLVGNRQGILIILGTPDTLIEDNRITAGEDSKAGIEVRNAPGTKLQGNHITGGTEEFWPIRLSEDRGTDGRGKGIPSGIRIEGNVIRQAANGIRIDAGEDLSMVENVVDGIDGAELRVAEGIKVSRSAN; encoded by the coding sequence ATCGCGCTTGGCAATTCCGGCGGGTCCAAGAACAAGCACGACGCCTCAGGACCTGGAAACTGGGTGCACTCAAACGATCTGGTTGGAAACCGTCAGGGAATCCTCATTATCCTGGGAACTCCTGACACTCTCATTGAGGACAACAGGATTACCGCCGGGGAGGATTCGAAGGCCGGTATTGAGGTTCGCAATGCGCCGGGCACGAAATTGCAAGGTAACCATATCACTGGAGGGACTGAAGAGTTCTGGCCCATTCGGCTCAGTGAGGACCGCGGTACTGATGGACGAGGGAAAGGAATCCCCTCAGGCATCAGGATTGAGGGCAACGTCATTCGACAGGCTGCAAACGGAATCAGGATCGATGCCGGGGAGGACCTCAGCATGGTCGAAAATGTCGTGGACGGCATCGACGGAGCAGAGCTGAGGGTGGCCGAAGGAATTAAGGTGAGCCGGTCGGCTAACTAA
- a CDS encoding amino acid permease, whose translation MKNELFRRKNLEDLLVKKGTIRLEQSLGAFDLILLGVGAIVGTGIFILPGTVAAVHAGPAIVFSFIIAAIVCALAAMCYSEFSSSVPVTGSAYTYAYIVFGELVAWLVGWALLLEYGLAVAAVATGWSAYLSALLEGFNIIIPKAISGSFNPADGTYVNVPAIAIIFATAFLLTLGIKESTKFNTIMVFIKVGVILLFIGIGIFYVKPDNWQPFMPFGINGVISGAALVFFAYLGFDAVSSAAEEVKNPKRNMPIGIIGSLLICTLLYVSVSLVLTGMVPYTNLNVSDPVSFVLQIVNQDWAAGVISLGAVVGMMTVILVMSYGGTRLLYAFGRDGLLPKSMSELSKKYKTPVKNTWVFAILVAICAGFIPLSSLAELVNIGTLIAFTIVSIGVVYLRKNKSIPANGFKVPLFPLLPICSFFLCLFLITQLSPFTWLACGIWFVFGLLLYVAYGKNHSVMNKE comes from the coding sequence ATGAAAAATGAATTATTCAGGAGAAAAAATCTAGAAGATTTACTGGTAAAAAAGGGAACTATCCGGTTAGAACAATCGCTGGGAGCCTTTGATTTAATACTGCTTGGGGTAGGTGCGATTGTCGGAACAGGTATATTTATTCTACCGGGGACAGTAGCTGCGGTGCACGCCGGACCTGCTATAGTTTTTTCCTTTATTATTGCTGCTATTGTTTGTGCATTGGCAGCAATGTGTTACTCAGAATTTTCTTCATCCGTACCAGTAACGGGCAGTGCATATACGTATGCATACATTGTATTTGGAGAATTAGTCGCCTGGTTAGTTGGATGGGCTTTGCTGTTAGAATATGGCTTGGCCGTTGCAGCTGTTGCAACTGGCTGGTCTGCTTATTTAAGTGCTTTGTTGGAAGGTTTTAACATTATCATACCAAAGGCTATCTCTGGTTCATTTAATCCGGCAGATGGAACATATGTAAATGTCCCAGCTATCGCCATTATATTTGCCACTGCTTTTTTATTAACGCTCGGAATAAAAGAATCTACAAAGTTTAATACAATCATGGTATTTATTAAAGTAGGTGTTATTCTTTTATTTATTGGAATCGGTATTTTCTATGTTAAGCCTGATAATTGGCAGCCATTCATGCCGTTCGGAATAAATGGCGTTATCAGTGGGGCAGCTCTCGTTTTCTTTGCTTATCTTGGGTTCGATGCTGTTTCATCAGCTGCTGAAGAGGTTAAGAACCCAAAGCGTAATATGCCAATTGGAATTATTGGATCATTATTAATTTGTACACTACTTTATGTTTCTGTTTCGCTTGTTTTGACAGGGATGGTTCCCTATACAAACCTAAATGTAAGTGATCCAGTTAGCTTTGTTTTACAGATCGTTAATCAAGATTGGGCGGCTGGTGTTATTTCACTTGGTGCTGTTGTTGGGATGATGACAGTTATCCTTGTTATGTCATATGGTGGCACTAGACTTCTTTACGCGTTTGGCCGTGATGGTTTGCTGCCAAAAAGTATGAGTGAGCTTAGTAAAAAATATAAAACACCTGTTAAAAACACCTGGGTATTTGCAATACTTGTAGCTATTTGTGCCGGTTTTATACCGTTATCCAGCCTGGCAGAACTAGTAAATATAGGGACATTAATTGCATTTACAATCGTTTCAATCGGCGTTGTTTACTTAAGGAAAAATAAAAGTATACCAGCCAATGGTTTTAAAGTACCTTTATTTCCACTCTTACCGATTTGCTCATTCTTCTTATGTTTATTTTTAATTACTCAGCTCTCTCCTTTTACATGGCTTGCTTGCGGTATTTGGTTTGTATTTGGATTACTCTTGTATGTTGCTTATGGTAAAAATCATAGCGTCATGAATAAAGAATAG
- a CDS encoding MBL fold metallo-hydrolase, with amino-acid sequence MHLINKIGKSFWYITPISITDRPILGMVVGNNKTLMIDAGNSEDHANYFISELLKRDVPNPDIVVLTHWHWDHIFGLSALPNAVSIASEKTKKEMEKLIPFSWSDEAIDARVKEGVEIEFCAKAIKEEYKDHRDIKIVLPDLTFDKKVEIDLGGVTCIVQYVGGDHASDSVIVYVKEEKILFLADCIYPNMYSKKQNYTIKETLRLLDELESFNAQTYIPSHQQPISKEEFNQEAAKLRTIAKYTDSCRGDKQKIVEEYRKYVKRELTENEMETISDFVNGYSG; translated from the coding sequence ATGCACTTAATTAACAAAATAGGCAAGAGTTTTTGGTATATCACTCCAATATCCATAACCGACCGGCCCATCCTGGGAATGGTAGTAGGCAATAACAAAACATTAATGATTGATGCCGGCAACTCGGAAGACCATGCAAATTATTTTATCAGCGAACTTTTAAAAAGGGATGTTCCTAATCCGGATATAGTTGTTCTTACTCATTGGCATTGGGATCATATCTTTGGTCTTTCTGCATTACCTAATGCAGTCTCGATTGCATCCGAAAAAACAAAAAAGGAAATGGAGAAGCTAATCCCGTTTTCATGGTCAGACGAGGCAATAGATGCACGAGTGAAAGAAGGAGTAGAAATTGAATTTTGTGCAAAAGCAATTAAGGAGGAATACAAAGATCACCGAGATATTAAGATTGTATTGCCAGATTTAACGTTTGATAAAAAGGTGGAAATTGATCTTGGCGGGGTAACCTGTATTGTTCAGTATGTTGGAGGGGATCACGCTTCAGATTCGGTCATCGTGTATGTCAAAGAAGAAAAGATTCTCTTTCTTGCTGACTGCATTTATCCTAATATGTATTCCAAAAAACAAAACTATACAATCAAGGAAACACTTCGGTTGTTAGATGAGTTAGAATCTTTTAATGCACAAACTTATATCCCTTCGCATCAACAGCCAATTTCAAAAGAGGAATTTAATCAGGAAGCTGCCAAGCTGAGAACTATTGCGAAATACACAGATAGTTGCCGTGGTGATAAACAGAAAATAGTAGAGGAATATAGAAAGTACGTAAAAAGAGAACTTACAGAAAATGAAATGGAAACAATCTCTGACTTTGTAAATGGATATAGCGGGTAA
- a CDS encoding NupC/NupG family nucleoside CNT transporter, whose amino-acid sequence MQYGISVLGILVVLFLAWLASSNRKEVKFKPIITMVVIQILLSLLLLNTEFGLIIINGIAAIFTTLLEYANEGISFVFGGMANEGAAPFFLTVLLPIVFISVLIGILQYLKILPVLMKGIGWVLSKVNRMGVLESYNAVASLMVGQSEVFITLKKQLGLLSKQRLYTLCASAMSTVSMSIVGAYMTMLDPKYVVTAVVLNLFGGFIIASIINPYEVKPDEDMLEIQIQKKQSFFEMIGEYILDGFKVAVIVGAMLIGFIALMAAINNVFELVFNVSFQRLIGYVFAPIALIMGIPLSEAVSAGGIMATKLVTNEFVAMMDLSGGDHQFSERTLGILSVFLVSFANFSSIGIITGAVKSLNEEQGNIVASFGLKLLYGATLVSILSGIIVSFVI is encoded by the coding sequence ATGCAATACGGTATTTCAGTTTTAGGTATTCTTGTTGTTTTGTTTTTGGCTTGGCTGGCGAGTTCAAATCGAAAAGAAGTAAAATTCAAGCCAATTATCACGATGGTTGTCATACAAATTCTTTTGTCACTATTACTGTTAAATACAGAATTTGGCCTTATCATCATCAATGGAATAGCTGCTATTTTCACCACACTGCTTGAATATGCAAACGAAGGGATCTCGTTCGTGTTTGGCGGCATGGCAAACGAGGGCGCGGCTCCATTCTTTTTAACAGTGCTGCTGCCAATTGTATTTATTTCTGTATTAATTGGAATTCTGCAATATTTGAAAATTCTGCCGGTCCTTATGAAGGGAATTGGATGGGTATTAAGTAAAGTAAACAGGATGGGTGTGCTTGAATCCTATAACGCAGTTGCTTCCCTGATGGTCGGACAATCGGAAGTTTTCATCACGTTGAAAAAACAACTCGGCCTGCTTTCAAAACAGCGTCTGTATACCCTATGTGCTTCGGCGATGTCTACTGTATCCATGTCAATAGTTGGCGCTTATATGACGATGCTCGATCCAAAATATGTTGTCACAGCAGTCGTTTTAAATTTATTCGGCGGTTTTATCATCGCTTCGATTATTAATCCGTACGAGGTAAAACCAGATGAAGATATGCTGGAAATACAGATTCAAAAAAAGCAATCCTTTTTTGAAATGATCGGGGAGTATATCCTCGATGGCTTTAAGGTTGCCGTTATCGTCGGTGCCATGCTGATTGGCTTCATTGCTTTAATGGCGGCAATCAATAACGTGTTTGAGCTGGTATTTAACGTTTCCTTCCAAAGGCTAATCGGGTATGTTTTCGCTCCAATTGCCCTCATAATGGGGATTCCTTTATCAGAGGCGGTTAGTGCCGGGGGGATTATGGCAACTAAGCTGGTTACAAATGAATTTGTCGCGATGATGGATTTATCCGGAGGCGATCATCAGTTTAGTGAACGTACACTCGGGATCCTTTCTGTATTCCTGGTTTCCTTCGCCAATTTTTCATCAATCGGTATTATTACCGGAGCAGTAAAAAGTCTGAATGAAGAGCAAGGCAATATTGTCGCAAGTTTTGGGCTGAAACTATTGTATGGCGCCACACTTGTAAGCATACTTTCAGGCATTATCGTTAGCTTTGTTATATAA